One bacterium genomic window carries:
- a CDS encoding class I SAM-dependent methyltransferase has translation MTESAHRIHNPFTPEKLTTLGAALRLETGTRVLDLGSGSGEMLCTWARDYGIIGTGIDMSQLFTEQAKLRAEELGVADQVEFIHGDAAGYVSDEKVGVAACVGATWIGGGIAGTIELLARSLRTGGIILIGEPYWRQLPSTEDVAKRCGAGSISDFLMLPELIASFGHLGYDVVEMVLANQDGWDRYEAAKWLTMRRWLEANPDDELAKDVRAKLSSEPERHAAYTREYLGWGVFALMPR, from the coding sequence ATCACGGAAAGCGCTCACCGCATCCATAACCCGTTCACACCCGAAAAGCTCACCACTCTCGGCGCGGCGTTGCGTCTGGAAACGGGAACCCGAGTGCTCGACCTCGGCAGCGGTTCGGGGGAGATGCTGTGCACCTGGGCTCGCGATTACGGTATTATCGGCACCGGCATCGACATGAGCCAGTTGTTCACCGAGCAAGCGAAACTCCGCGCTGAAGAACTCGGCGTTGCCGATCAAGTCGAATTCATCCACGGCGACGCTGCCGGATACGTCTCTGACGAGAAAGTTGGTGTGGCAGCCTGTGTCGGTGCCACTTGGATCGGTGGAGGAATCGCCGGCACTATTGAACTTCTGGCGCGGAGCCTGCGCACCGGAGGGATCATCCTCATCGGCGAGCCCTACTGGCGGCAGTTACCGTCGACGGAAGATGTTGCCAAGAGGTGTGGTGCCGGCTCAATCTCCGACTTTCTCATGCTTCCAGAACTTATCGCGTCTTTCGGCCACCTTGGCTACGACGTTGTTGAAATGGTTCTGGCTAACCAAGACGGCTGGGACAGATACGAGGCGGCCAAATGGCTCACCATGCGCCGATGGCTTGAGGCCAATCCCGACGACGAGCTTGCGAAAGATGTTCGAGCCAAACTGTCCTCGGAACCCGAGCGCCACGCTGCTTACACGCGTGAATACCTGGGCTGGGGCG